The Deinococcus detaillensis genome contains a region encoding:
- a CDS encoding GNAT family N-acetyltransferase, which translates to MARPPSTPLPLTLRPQTAREALLLSLWLTDPAAEWRQWDAPYLLPAPDGHREEAEDGEADQSHHERLIFVGEQAVGLVTRTPEAPSSGGWWELGILIYDPQHWGGGFGTRALRDWTALTFQETGAHVLTLSTWSGNARMIRAATRVGYAECARVREARLWQGKRYASVRLDLLRREWEESLKFGGGEQA; encoded by the coding sequence ATGGCCCGTCCACCATCAACCCCCTTGCCCCTGACCCTACGTCCCCAAACCGCCCGCGAAGCGCTGCTGCTTTCGTTGTGGCTGACCGACCCAGCAGCCGAGTGGCGGCAGTGGGACGCGCCGTATTTGCTGCCAGCGCCGGACGGACACAGAGAAGAAGCGGAAGACGGAGAAGCCGACCAAAGCCACCACGAACGCCTGATTTTTGTAGGTGAGCAAGCGGTGGGCTTGGTGACCCGCACACCCGAAGCGCCCAGCAGCGGCGGCTGGTGGGAACTGGGCATCCTCATTTACGATCCGCAGCACTGGGGCGGCGGCTTCGGCACGCGGGCGCTGCGCGACTGGACGGCCCTGACTTTTCAGGAAACTGGGGCGCACGTGCTGACCCTCAGCACCTGGAGCGGCAACGCCCGGATGATTCGCGCTGCAACGCGGGTCGGTTACGCCGAGTGCGCCCGCGTGCGCGAAGCGCGGCTGTGGCAGGGCAAGCGTTACGCCAGCGTGCGGCTCGATCTGCTGCGGCGTGAATGGGAAGAATCGCTTAAGTTCGGCGGCGGCGAGCAGGCTTAA
- a CDS encoding metallophosphoesterase encodes MTETHWLRVVRLRLELPFSSGRSVRVVQLSDLHGRARFLNGSIAATVNALKPDVVCITGDLVSHQSDLPRVLAELRRIECARIYFVQGNWERETLSGFRKRLLSQSESAALLTAVSSVARVLLNAGESITVGGLHLRIYGYDNSACGLERPDCFSGKADVRLLLAHSPQIIESVRRGAVPFDLLLTGHTHGGQIRLFGLTVARGRRWHTGARREPGNGLFYVSRGLGTTRLPLRLGSPPEVLCADLVGCQPHLHRPPYFLNLE; translated from the coding sequence GTGACCGAAACCCACTGGCTGCGGGTGGTGCGCCTGCGCTTGGAGTTGCCGTTCTCTTCGGGCCGCTCCGTGCGGGTGGTGCAGCTCAGCGACCTACATGGCCGCGCCCGTTTTCTGAATGGGAGCATCGCCGCCACAGTCAATGCCCTGAAACCGGATGTGGTGTGCATCACCGGCGATCTGGTCAGCCACCAGAGCGACTTGCCGCGTGTGCTGGCCGAGTTGCGGCGGATTGAGTGCGCCCGCATTTACTTTGTGCAGGGCAACTGGGAGCGTGAGACGCTTTCAGGCTTTCGCAAACGCCTGCTGAGCCAGTCGGAAAGCGCCGCTCTGCTCACCGCCGTTTCCAGCGTGGCGCGGGTGCTGCTCAATGCGGGCGAGAGCATTACGGTTGGCGGTCTGCACCTGCGAATCTACGGCTACGACAACAGTGCCTGCGGCCTTGAGCGTCCCGACTGCTTTTCCGGCAAGGCGGATGTGCGGCTGCTGCTGGCCCACTCTCCCCAGATCATCGAAAGCGTGCGGCGTGGCGCGGTACCTTTCGATCTGCTATTGACCGGACACACCCACGGTGGACAGATTCGGCTGTTCGGCCTGACGGTGGCACGGGGGCGGCGCTGGCACACCGGAGCACGGCGCGAACCCGGTAACGGTTTGTTTTACGTTTCACGCGGGCTGGGCACTACACGGCTGCCGCTGCGGCTGGGCAGTCCGCCGGAAGTGCTGTGCGCGGACTTGGTGGGCTGCCAACCTCATTTACATCGGCCACCCTATTTTCTAAACTTAGAATAG
- a CDS encoding putative glycolipid-binding domain-containing protein, with protein MTARQHVMWQSLDEQKLGLEHLLTGQGWASGTVIGKAPEGPFTLRYRLEVDGKGSLVAAVLRLSGQASLTLTRSASGRWHGNGGEELSDLSGCTDLDLNVTPYTNTLALRRLDLHPGEAGEILAVVVEVPSLTRRVTRQRYTRLGPHTYRYENLGAGFSTELKVDDDLLVREYPGLFVQI; from the coding sequence ATGACCGCGCGGCAGCATGTGATGTGGCAAAGCCTGGATGAGCAAAAGCTGGGCTTGGAACACCTGCTGACCGGCCAGGGCTGGGCCAGCGGAACAGTGATCGGTAAAGCGCCAGAAGGCCCGTTTACCCTGCGTTACCGCCTTGAGGTCGACGGCAAAGGCTCCTTGGTGGCCGCCGTGCTGAGGCTCTCGGGTCAGGCCTCGCTGACCCTGACCCGCAGCGCCTCGGGGAGGTGGCACGGCAACGGCGGCGAGGAACTGAGCGACTTGAGCGGCTGCACCGACCTCGACCTCAATGTCACGCCCTACACCAACACGCTGGCGTTGCGCCGCCTCGATTTGCATCCCGGCGAAGCGGGAGAAATTCTGGCCGTGGTGGTCGAGGTGCCCAGCCTGACCCGCCGCGTGACCCGTCAGCGCTACACCCGCCTCGGCCCGCACACCTACCGCTACGAAAACCTCGGCGCAGGCTTTAGCACCGAACTGAAGGTAGACGACGATCTGCTGGTGCGCGAGTATCCGGGCCTGTTCGTACAAATCTGA